A window of the Dyadobacter pollutisoli genome harbors these coding sequences:
- a CDS encoding penicillin-binding protein 1A, with product MEVIRSFFNKIKAMFQFVGTQLATLINRTAYKLTSLFTGKKRADDMFHSYRQNKKSIRGWWEEKVDVNAAYYRPVVLIWKTFVYGLVTCAIYIFCVETNFLWLMGSMPSVEDLQNPKVAQSSEIYTADGIMIGKFYTENRTPVTSKMISPNLVKALIATEDVRFYKHSGIDYKAMASVAIGIATGATDRGGGSTITQQLAKKLFKTRKSGARGLLGYVPGLGTLIYKTKEWLTAIKLERNFTKEEILTMYFNTVDYGNNTYGINTAAQSYFSKSPDSLNVQESAVLVGLQKATTTYNPIRNMKRSLERRNVVIAQMQKYGYLNAKQADSISALPIELKTKFETPYDGNANYFKNAVVDFVKKWGDENGYDLYTDGLKIYTTIDSRMQEHAEEAMTQKMKQLQRVFENHWNKQNPWVDEQGNEIPDFLENVVKRTSKYKSLAAKFPNQPDSVTYYLNKKDTMTVYDWKNSSQMDKYWSSMDSLDYYKRILRAGMMAMNPQTGQIKAWVGGLDYNYFKYDAVKQGKRQPGSTFKPFVYTTAIDDSSFNMSPCDQIEDKPFEKTYMEDGVEKVWKPRNATGTFSYSNMTLRRALAQSINSVTAELTDQVGAANVARYAKKMGITTPLRGLPSIGLGPFDVSLYDMVAAYSVFVNNGTYTQPILVTKIEDSNGKIIEEFQPEHRQAISPESAFLMVQMLRGGVEEPGGTSGSIRWKFDVTRNGNELGGKTGTTSNNSDGWFMCITRDLVVGAWVGGDDRSIHFRTTNLGEGAKTALPIVGSFLEKVYRDKSIGYEPGPFPKPSFKISKNYNCPTQWAPSESDSLGVEGDSMPVKRNEEEDFLIGPPPIPLDTGRRN from the coding sequence ATGGAAGTTATCAGATCGTTTTTTAATAAAATAAAAGCCATGTTTCAATTCGTTGGAACACAGCTAGCAACACTCATCAACCGTACTGCTTACAAGCTGACTTCTCTGTTTACAGGCAAGAAACGTGCTGACGATATGTTCCACTCTTACCGTCAGAATAAAAAATCTATCCGGGGCTGGTGGGAAGAAAAAGTAGATGTAAATGCCGCGTATTATCGCCCGGTAGTGCTGATCTGGAAAACATTTGTCTACGGACTTGTGACCTGCGCCATTTATATTTTCTGCGTGGAGACCAATTTCCTTTGGCTCATGGGAAGTATGCCCAGCGTAGAGGATCTTCAAAATCCGAAAGTTGCTCAGTCTTCTGAGATTTACACTGCGGACGGTATTATGATCGGCAAGTTTTACACCGAAAACAGGACGCCGGTCACTTCCAAGATGATCTCCCCGAATTTGGTAAAAGCGCTGATCGCGACCGAGGATGTGAGATTTTACAAACATTCAGGTATAGACTACAAGGCAATGGCCAGCGTAGCAATCGGTATAGCAACCGGCGCTACCGACCGTGGAGGTGGTAGTACCATTACCCAACAGCTGGCTAAAAAGCTATTCAAAACGCGAAAATCAGGTGCGCGCGGCTTGCTGGGCTATGTTCCGGGACTGGGTACATTGATTTACAAAACCAAAGAATGGCTTACCGCTATCAAGCTGGAGAGGAATTTTACCAAAGAAGAAATCCTGACCATGTACTTTAATACGGTCGACTATGGTAACAACACTTACGGGATCAATACCGCAGCACAATCCTATTTCAGTAAGTCTCCCGACAGTCTGAACGTTCAAGAATCCGCTGTGCTCGTAGGTTTGCAAAAAGCAACCACTACCTATAATCCGATCCGTAACATGAAGCGTTCGCTTGAACGACGCAATGTCGTGATCGCGCAAATGCAAAAATACGGTTACCTCAATGCCAAGCAAGCTGATTCGATCAGTGCGCTGCCTATTGAACTGAAAACGAAATTTGAAACTCCCTACGACGGCAATGCCAATTATTTCAAAAACGCAGTTGTCGATTTTGTGAAAAAATGGGGTGATGAGAACGGTTATGATCTATACACTGATGGATTAAAAATTTACACGACCATTGATTCCCGTATGCAAGAGCATGCTGAGGAGGCTATGACGCAAAAAATGAAGCAATTGCAACGCGTGTTTGAAAACCATTGGAACAAACAAAATCCGTGGGTCGACGAACAAGGAAACGAGATTCCCGATTTCCTTGAAAACGTTGTCAAAAGAACCAGCAAGTACAAATCGCTGGCTGCCAAATTCCCGAATCAGCCTGATAGTGTCACCTATTATTTGAACAAAAAGGACACCATGACGGTGTACGACTGGAAGAACAGCAGCCAAATGGACAAATATTGGAGTTCCATGGATTCGCTGGATTACTATAAGAGAATACTACGCGCCGGAATGATGGCCATGAACCCACAAACGGGTCAGATCAAGGCCTGGGTGGGTGGTTTGGATTATAATTACTTCAAGTACGACGCGGTAAAACAAGGAAAACGTCAGCCTGGATCTACATTCAAGCCGTTCGTATACACGACTGCAATCGACGATTCGTCATTCAATATGTCACCCTGTGACCAGATTGAAGACAAACCATTTGAGAAGACATATATGGAGGACGGTGTTGAAAAAGTGTGGAAGCCAAGAAATGCTACCGGGACTTTTTCATATTCAAACATGACATTGAGACGTGCATTGGCACAGTCCATCAACTCGGTTACCGCTGAACTCACTGATCAGGTTGGAGCAGCAAATGTGGCGCGGTATGCCAAGAAAATGGGCATTACTACGCCATTGAGGGGGTTACCCTCGATCGGACTGGGGCCTTTTGATGTTTCGCTCTATGACATGGTGGCCGCTTATAGCGTTTTTGTAAACAACGGAACCTACACACAGCCCATCCTCGTCACGAAAATTGAGGATAGCAATGGCAAGATCATTGAAGAATTTCAGCCCGAGCACAGGCAGGCGATCAGTCCCGAGTCTGCATTCCTGATGGTACAAATGCTGCGTGGCGGCGTGGAAGAACCGGGCGGAACGTCGGGAAGTATCCGTTGGAAATTCGATGTGACACGTAATGGTAATGAGCTGGGTGGCAAAACAGGTACTACATCCAATAACTCGGACGGCTGGTTCATGTGCATTACCCGCGACCTGGTGGTAGGCGCGTGGGTGGGCGGCGATGACCGCAGCATACACTTCCGGACCACTAACCTCGGCGAAGGAGCTAAAACAGCATTACCTATTGTGGGGAGCTTTCTGGAAAAAGTTTACCGTGACAAATCCATTGGCTACGAACCAGGTCCATTCCCGAAACCGAGTTTTAAAATATCCAAGAACTATAACTGCCCAACACAATGGGCACCGAGCGAAAGCGATTCATTGGGCGTAGAAGGCGACAGTATGCCTGTGAAAAGAAATGAGGAGGAGGACTTCCTGATAGGCCCACCACCGATTCCGCTGGATACCGGAAGAAGGAATTAA
- a CDS encoding ABC transporter ATP-binding protein — protein sequence MNQETKSGQIFDLPTLRRLYAFVRPYQKQFYLLIGIILLNALLAPLTPLLIKYTIDTPIASGNYRQLTIMLVVMIVVTIFQGLAQFWNTYMSGWLGQHIIRDIRVQLYQKIIGLRLKFFDNTPIGRLVTRTISDVETLSNVFSDGMAAIAGDILQLVLIIAVMFYTDWKLSIISLSMIPLMLFCTYVFKEKIKDSFNEVRAAVSNLNAFVQEHLTGMGIVQIFSSEDIEFKKFREINKVHRNANIRSILYYSVYYPVADVIAAAGTGLVVWYGSKQILESEVTFGTVTAFVMFINLFFRPIRQLADRFNTLQMGIVSTDRILKLLDSDEYTSNEGTFDPKTIKGNVEFKNVWFAYNEEEYVLRDINFKVNEGETIAFVGATGAGKSSIINLLTRFYDINKGNIYVDGVEVHDFELNALRRHIGVVLQDVFLFSDTIENNIRLGDSTITHEKIVEAAKMVGVHDFIERLPGGYSYNVMERGATLSVGQRQLISFVRAMVHEPKIIVLDEATSSVDSETEELIQKAIETLMKGRTAIVIAHRLSTIQEADKIIVVDKGAIVEEGNHEQLLEKEGFYANLYRMQYKEVLKIGHV from the coding sequence GTGAATCAGGAAACCAAAAGCGGCCAGATATTTGATCTCCCTACTTTAAGACGTTTATATGCATTCGTTCGTCCTTATCAAAAGCAGTTTTACCTGCTGATCGGGATCATATTACTGAATGCGTTGCTTGCTCCTCTTACGCCGCTTTTGATCAAATACACCATTGATACTCCTATCGCGAGCGGTAACTATCGTCAGCTGACGATTATGCTGGTAGTGATGATCGTAGTAACGATTTTTCAAGGTCTTGCGCAGTTTTGGAACACCTATATGTCGGGCTGGCTCGGGCAGCACATTATAAGGGATATCCGGGTTCAGCTGTATCAAAAGATCATTGGTCTGCGATTGAAATTTTTTGACAACACACCCATCGGCCGGCTGGTAACCCGTACGATTTCCGATGTTGAAACGCTTTCCAACGTGTTTAGCGATGGTATGGCGGCTATTGCGGGGGATATTTTACAGTTGGTGCTGATCATTGCGGTTATGTTTTATACAGACTGGAAGTTGTCGATCATCAGTTTGTCGATGATCCCGCTGATGTTGTTTTGTACTTATGTTTTTAAAGAAAAGATCAAGGATTCCTTTAATGAAGTGCGGGCCGCGGTTTCCAATCTGAATGCATTTGTGCAGGAGCATCTCACCGGAATGGGTATCGTTCAGATTTTCAGCAGCGAGGACATTGAATTCAAAAAGTTTCGCGAGATCAATAAAGTACACCGCAATGCCAATATCAGGTCCATTCTTTACTACTCGGTTTATTACCCGGTGGCCGACGTGATTGCGGCGGCTGGTACCGGGCTGGTAGTGTGGTATGGGTCTAAACAGATACTGGAATCAGAAGTGACTTTTGGTACTGTTACTGCCTTTGTGATGTTTATCAACCTGTTCTTCCGCCCGATCCGTCAGCTGGCAGATCGGTTCAATACATTACAAATGGGTATCGTCAGTACCGACAGGATTCTCAAATTACTCGATAGCGACGAGTACACGTCCAATGAAGGCACATTCGATCCAAAAACCATTAAGGGAAATGTTGAATTTAAGAATGTTTGGTTTGCCTATAATGAAGAGGAATATGTGTTGCGAGACATTAATTTCAAGGTAAATGAAGGTGAAACGATTGCGTTTGTCGGAGCTACCGGAGCCGGTAAGTCATCGATTATCAATTTGCTGACACGTTTTTATGATATCAATAAGGGCAATATATATGTTGATGGCGTAGAGGTTCATGATTTTGAACTGAATGCGCTTCGCAGGCATATCGGTGTGGTTTTGCAAGATGTATTTTTGTTCTCCGACACCATTGAAAATAACATCAGACTGGGAGACTCAACCATTACCCACGAAAAAATCGTTGAGGCCGCCAAAATGGTTGGAGTACACGACTTTATAGAAAGATTGCCGGGCGGATACAGCTACAATGTTATGGAACGTGGCGCGACGCTTTCGGTAGGGCAGCGGCAGCTCATTTCTTTTGTGCGTGCAATGGTGCACGAGCCGAAGATCATTGTGTTGGATGAAGCTACTTCGTCGGTGGACAGTGAAACGGAAGAACTGATTCAAAAAGCCATTGAAACATTAATGAAGGGCCGCACAGCGATTGTAATTGCGCACAGGCTTTCTACCATTCAGGAGGCTGATAAAATCATTGTGGTTGACAAAGGCGCTATCGTAGAGGAAGGAAATCACGAGCAGCTTCTGGAAAAAGAAGGCTTCTATGCGAATCTTTACCGGATGCAGTACAAGGAAGTTTTGAAAATCGGGCACGTTTAA
- a CDS encoding helix-turn-helix domain-containing protein, with product MVSVPDAIPVHSLPKTPSQVPALKIFRFKNSRDFQKEPLVPLPITPLPTDTPHRHTYYEILFIEEGQGYHEIDFHSYNIQGAGLHFLTPGQVHLLTFSSSFQGYIVAFSEDFYTFYNPVNPSLSQLPFFQPARRQPIITLDPAEKKYFHNIMENMVSDHLSADIDQTLIGKYLGVLLQKCLYLIQKNEQPTESATHTVPELVGRFQELVEKNFRQMHEVQQYAHELSVSPDYLSKIIKKYLGTPSQEYILDKLLLEAKRLLVFTNLSSKEIAYHIHLDDPSYFSRIFKKKTGLTPNEYRDHVRKSTI from the coding sequence ATGGTTTCCGTGCCTGATGCAATACCCGTCCATTCTCTTCCGAAAACGCCTAGCCAGGTTCCGGCATTAAAAATTTTCCGGTTTAAAAACAGCCGGGATTTCCAAAAGGAACCGCTTGTCCCTTTGCCCATTACCCCGTTACCGACCGACACCCCGCACCGCCATACCTACTATGAGATCCTGTTCATCGAGGAAGGACAAGGTTATCACGAAATTGATTTTCATTCCTACAACATTCAGGGAGCTGGTCTACATTTCCTGACGCCCGGACAGGTTCATTTGCTGACCTTTTCGAGTTCTTTTCAAGGTTACATTGTCGCATTTTCGGAAGATTTCTACACTTTTTACAATCCGGTCAATCCGTCGCTGTCTCAGCTGCCATTTTTCCAGCCCGCTCGCCGGCAGCCCATCATTACCCTTGATCCTGCCGAAAAAAAGTATTTCCATAATATCATGGAAAATATGGTATCCGACCATTTGAGCGCAGACATAGACCAGACATTGATCGGCAAATACCTGGGCGTGCTTTTACAAAAATGTTTGTACTTAATTCAGAAAAATGAGCAGCCGACGGAATCCGCGACACATACAGTACCCGAGCTGGTCGGCCGTTTTCAGGAGCTGGTCGAGAAAAATTTCAGGCAAATGCATGAAGTACAGCAATACGCCCACGAACTGTCCGTCTCCCCTGATTATTTAAGTAAAATCATCAAGAAATATCTGGGTACGCCTTCACAGGAATACATTCTGGACAAGCTGCTGCTGGAAGCCAAGCGACTGCTGGTATTCACTAACCTCAGCAGTAAAGAAATTGCCTACCACATTCACCTGGACGACCCGTCCTATTTCAGCAGGATCTTTAAAAAGAAGACTGGCCTGACACCGAACGAATACCGCGATCATGTTCGGAAAAGTACCATTTAA
- a CDS encoding glycosyl hydrolase: MQIRNDLTAASLQSKIDRLWQLSAEKINLISKEYDNSKGTPVFTVNGKYTLRGWTEWTQGFQYGAEVLQYDATGESAFLESARKNTVASMASHVGHFGVHDHGFNNVSTYGNLLRLMNEGRIPENEWERNFYEIALKISGAVQAKRWTNAKNGEGYIHSFNGPHSLFVDTIRSVRALMVSHLLGHSLMGENDLKTSLLERGTLHSVATAKYSVYYGEARDSYDLWGRTAHESVFNTNDGNYRCPNSQQGFSGFTTWTRGLAWAMVGFAEQLETLPSFSDEELAPLGGRSEIEAIYLKAAKATCDFYIANTASDGIPYWDTGAPLIHKLGDYTSRTSDPYNEFEPIDSSAAAIGAQGLLRLGKYLNDKGQADQGNVYWQAGLTAVDSLFEEPYLSTDPTHQGLILHSIYHRPNGWDNIPAGQTIPCGESSMWGDYHAREVALYLHRVNKGLPYYSYLGAVR, translated from the coding sequence ATGCAGATTCGAAACGATCTTACAGCCGCATCATTACAATCCAAAATTGACAGGTTGTGGCAGCTTTCAGCCGAAAAAATCAACCTCATTTCCAAAGAATACGACAACTCGAAAGGAACGCCCGTATTCACCGTCAACGGGAAATACACCTTGCGCGGATGGACTGAATGGACGCAGGGCTTCCAGTACGGCGCCGAAGTACTTCAATATGACGCAACAGGCGAATCTGCATTTCTTGAAAGTGCCAGAAAAAATACGGTTGCCAGCATGGCTTCCCATGTGGGCCATTTTGGTGTACACGATCACGGCTTTAACAATGTAAGTACTTACGGAAATTTGCTGCGGTTAATGAACGAAGGTCGCATCCCTGAAAACGAATGGGAACGCAACTTTTATGAGATCGCATTGAAAATCTCTGGGGCGGTACAGGCCAAGCGCTGGACCAATGCGAAGAATGGTGAGGGTTACATTCATTCTTTCAACGGACCGCATTCCCTGTTTGTCGACACGATCCGCTCGGTGCGTGCGCTGATGGTTTCGCATTTGCTTGGCCACAGTTTAATGGGCGAGAATGATTTAAAAACGAGTTTGCTGGAACGCGGAACATTACATTCCGTGGCTACTGCGAAATACTCGGTGTATTACGGCGAAGCTCGTGATAGTTACGATTTGTGGGGCAGAACAGCCCATGAAAGTGTTTTCAATACCAATGACGGCAACTATCGCTGCCCCAATTCACAGCAAGGGTTTTCAGGCTTCACAACCTGGACGCGTGGACTGGCCTGGGCAATGGTAGGCTTTGCTGAACAACTTGAAACATTACCGAGCTTTTCAGACGAAGAACTAGCTCCCCTGGGAGGTCGCAGCGAAATAGAAGCTATTTATTTAAAAGCTGCGAAAGCTACCTGCGATTTTTACATTGCCAATACCGCTTCCGATGGCATTCCATACTGGGATACCGGCGCTCCATTGATTCACAAACTGGGGGATTACACGTCGCGTACTTCCGATCCATATAATGAATTTGAACCGATAGATAGCTCAGCAGCAGCTATCGGCGCACAAGGTTTGTTGCGTTTGGGTAAATATTTGAATGACAAAGGTCAGGCTGATCAGGGTAATGTGTACTGGCAAGCAGGCTTGACGGCCGTGGATTCGCTTTTCGAAGAACCATATCTTTCAACAGATCCAACGCACCAGGGATTGATCCTACATTCCATTTATCACCGTCCAAATGGCTGGGATAACATACCGGCTGGCCAGACGATACCATGCGGCGAGTCGAGCATGTGGGGCGACTACCACGCAAGAGAAGTAGCACTTTATCTGCACCGCGTTAATAAAGGGCTGCCTTATTATTCTTATTTGGGGGCTGTGAGGTGA
- a CDS encoding sugar phosphate isomerase/epimerase family protein gives MENITLDRCCIHTITTKPWALPEAVENYAAAGIKGISVWQNAIEGIGPHRAGELIRRAGLEIVSYVRGGFFPHTSSAGRAQAIDHNRKLLEEAAALGAPMIVLVCGASPDQSLEKSRDQIREGIAAILPLAEKLGVKLAIEPLHPMYAADRSAINTMGQANDMAEYFKSPFVGVAVDVYHLWWDADLEKEIARCGANGNLLAYHVCDWKVNTIDLLNDRGLMGEGCIDLKKIRGWVEATGFNGFCEVEIFSNIHWAKDQHLFLGEITDAFLKTV, from the coding sequence TTGGAAAATATAACATTAGACCGTTGCTGCATCCATACCATTACTACCAAGCCGTGGGCTTTGCCGGAGGCGGTGGAAAACTATGCGGCAGCTGGTATCAAAGGGATTAGCGTCTGGCAAAATGCTATTGAGGGAATCGGGCCGCACCGGGCTGGGGAGCTCATTCGCAGGGCCGGGCTTGAAATAGTTTCTTACGTACGGGGCGGGTTTTTCCCCCATACCAGCAGCGCCGGAAGAGCTCAGGCGATTGATCATAACAGAAAGCTACTCGAAGAAGCCGCAGCTTTGGGGGCTCCGATGATCGTCCTGGTTTGCGGTGCGTCACCTGATCAGTCACTGGAAAAATCCAGGGACCAGATTAGGGAAGGGATCGCTGCTATTCTGCCATTAGCTGAAAAATTAGGAGTAAAACTGGCCATTGAACCCCTGCACCCCATGTATGCGGCCGACCGTTCGGCGATCAATACAATGGGCCAGGCGAATGATATGGCGGAATATTTCAAATCTCCATTCGTCGGAGTGGCGGTTGATGTGTACCATTTATGGTGGGATGCCGATTTGGAAAAAGAAATCGCAAGATGCGGTGCAAACGGAAACTTGCTGGCCTATCATGTGTGCGACTGGAAAGTGAACACCATTGACCTGCTCAACGACCGCGGATTGATGGGCGAAGGCTGCATTGATCTAAAAAAGATCAGAGGCTGGGTGGAAGCGACGGGCTTCAATGGATTCTGTGAGGTTGAGATTTTCTCAAACATCCATTGGGCAAAGGATCAGCACCTGTTTCTGGGAGAAATTACAGACGCTTTTTTAAAAACTGTTTAA
- a CDS encoding Gfo/Idh/MocA family protein: MTTHTIGIIMNGVTGRMGTNQHLLRSIKAIIEQGGVKISSDEVIMPDPILVGRNESKLQALCKQAGIEKYTTDLDSVMSDPHYQIYFDAQVTGRRAAAVKKAILAGKHIYCEKPTGTTTEEALELYELATAAGLKNGVVQDKLWLPGMLKLKRLMENGFFGKILSVRGEFGYWVFEGHSIPAQRPSWNYRKEDDGGIIVDMLCHWRYVLDNLFGKVKAVSCLGATHIPERIDENGKPYVCTADDACYATFELEGDVIAQFNSSWTVRVRRDDLLTLQVDGTHGSAVAGLRDCYIQHYGNTPKPVWNPDIPQPIPFFDGWSKVPEQEIFDNAFKAQWELFLKHIVKDTPFPWDLKAGARGVQLAEKGIESWEKRQWVNIEEL; encoded by the coding sequence ATGACAACACATACCATTGGCATCATCATGAACGGCGTTACGGGCCGTATGGGTACAAACCAGCATTTACTAAGATCTATCAAGGCTATTATTGAACAAGGTGGCGTAAAGATCTCTTCTGACGAAGTGATTATGCCCGATCCGATATTGGTAGGCCGTAATGAAAGCAAGCTGCAAGCCCTTTGCAAGCAGGCAGGTATTGAAAAATATACAACCGACCTGGATTCCGTTATGTCGGACCCGCATTACCAGATTTATTTTGATGCTCAGGTAACAGGCCGTCGCGCTGCTGCGGTGAAAAAGGCTATTTTGGCTGGAAAACACATTTACTGCGAAAAGCCAACCGGTACTACAACCGAGGAAGCATTGGAACTATATGAACTGGCGACAGCTGCCGGACTTAAAAACGGTGTGGTACAAGACAAACTCTGGCTACCAGGTATGCTGAAACTGAAACGTTTGATGGAGAATGGCTTCTTTGGAAAAATACTTTCTGTTCGCGGCGAATTCGGTTACTGGGTATTTGAAGGGCACAGCATTCCTGCACAGCGCCCTTCCTGGAACTATCGCAAGGAGGACGACGGCGGTATCATTGTAGATATGCTTTGCCACTGGCGTTATGTGCTTGACAACCTTTTTGGAAAAGTAAAAGCGGTTTCCTGCCTTGGAGCGACGCACATTCCGGAGCGTATCGACGAAAACGGCAAGCCTTATGTATGTACCGCGGATGACGCATGCTACGCGACTTTCGAACTGGAAGGCGATGTGATTGCTCAGTTCAACTCTTCATGGACAGTACGCGTGCGTCGCGACGATCTGCTGACGTTGCAGGTGGATGGCACACATGGTTCGGCGGTTGCCGGTCTGCGTGACTGCTACATTCAGCATTATGGCAATACACCAAAACCTGTCTGGAACCCTGATATTCCACAACCAATCCCATTCTTTGACGGCTGGTCCAAGGTACCGGAGCAAGAGATTTTCGACAATGCATTCAAAGCGCAGTGGGAGTTATTCTTGAAGCACATTGTAAAAGACACGCCATTCCCATGGGATCTGAAAGCCGGTGCGCGCGGTGTGCAATTGGCTGAAAAAGGAATTGAAAGCTGGGAGAAGCGGCAATGGGTTAATATTGAGGAATTGTAA
- a CDS encoding 3-ketoacyl-ACP reductase, whose product MKKTALITGGSRGIGFGIAKALANEGYNLAINGVRDEEGAAEALDELRQLGAEVLYCQGNIAVESDREAIVEKAYSVFGQINVLVNNAGIAPRQRLDILETTIENYQEVVKTNMEGPFFLTQAIAKRMAHAKENNHAFDAAIIFVTSISATVASINRGEYCISKAGLAMTNLLFAVRMAEYNIPVFEIRPGIIATDMTSKVQEKYDNLFQSGIALQPRWGTPEDVGKAVASLTRGDFPYSTGQVIGVDGGMLIDRL is encoded by the coding sequence ATGAAAAAAACAGCACTTATTACAGGAGGTAGCCGCGGAATCGGCTTCGGAATCGCCAAAGCACTTGCCAACGAAGGCTATAACCTTGCGATCAATGGCGTCCGGGACGAAGAAGGTGCAGCCGAGGCACTCGACGAACTTCGCCAGCTAGGCGCAGAAGTGCTTTACTGCCAGGGCAACATCGCGGTAGAAAGTGACCGCGAAGCCATTGTAGAAAAAGCTTATTCTGTTTTTGGTCAAATCAATGTGTTGGTGAATAATGCCGGAATTGCTCCACGGCAGCGACTGGACATTCTGGAAACCACCATTGAAAACTATCAGGAAGTGGTGAAAACGAATATGGAGGGACCTTTCTTCCTGACTCAGGCGATAGCGAAACGCATGGCACATGCCAAGGAGAATAATCATGCATTCGATGCGGCCATTATTTTCGTAACCTCTATTTCAGCCACCGTTGCCTCCATTAACCGGGGCGAATATTGTATTTCAAAAGCGGGACTGGCCATGACCAATCTGCTTTTCGCGGTAAGAATGGCTGAATATAATATACCGGTTTTTGAAATTCGTCCGGGTATTATTGCCACTGATATGACTTCCAAAGTACAGGAGAAATACGACAATCTATTCCAAAGCGGTATTGCATTGCAGCCACGCTGGGGCACACCCGAGGATGTAGGCAAAGCAGTAGCATCCCTTACCCGGGGCGATTTCCCCTACTCTACCGGCCAGGTGATCGGCGTAGATGGAGGAATGTTGATTGATAGATTGTAA